AAGCTGGGCTCTCCATGATCGAAATGTGGTTTATAAATTTTAGCACCGACGGGTTGGTAGGAATATGGTAGAAATTCACACGTAGGCAAGTTTGAAAATCACCATTGCACAGTCGAATGTTGTGGCCTAATTAAGTCAGTTGCTATTCAATTGTTTCTTAGGCTGCTCAGCATGTGCAGAAGCAATCTATAGAGTTATTTCAGTGCATGTACTTTAAGGATAAAGACCCTTCTGATGAGCGTTGCACAGCAGATGGCATCATCTACTCAATACGGGCAAATGGTGTGCTAGTGTTTGTACCAAGGTAAGCTGCTGAGAACGTTCAGTCGAATTTAAAAACTAATCTTGATAATTGCAAACTATTCATGATCAAAGTGGCTGGACAGCAGACACTGAACAAGAGTTTATACATCTCCTTATGTTGTGTCCTTATTTGTTCAGTGCTCAATTTTGCAAAATTTGGGACAAGCTAGCTCCGCATCACCCAAAATACATATTCCAATTAAGTGATGCTTATGACTGCTCAGGACTACACTAAAAAAGAAAATCTTGTATTCATAAAGCATCCTTCACATTCTCGCTTATGTCCTAAAGTACTTCAAAGGCagtaaattgtttttaaaatggTAGTCACTGTTGTTTGAGGCAAATGCAACATCCAATGCACAGCAGTGTACAACAAAAACAACCATATTCTGGTCTTTGATTAAGGGATCAATTTTGGGCAGACTCCCATACTCTACATTTATTGGAAAGGTAAATGGAGTTTTTGTATCGGACAATCCCTCAACCATAACAGGAGAGATGTGCTGTTTGGCCATCAATGTGTTGAATGCATTCGATAAGCCAACCTCTGCTGTTCTctctgggagagaattccaaagcacTCTAAAATAAATTCCTTTGTTTTTTAAAGTGGGGACCTCTTATTTTTTAAAACCctcaggcaggtttttttttttttttacacagagggtggtgagtgcctggaacgcgttgccaggggatgttgtggaagcagatacattaacggtgttcaaaaggcatctcgacaaatacatggataggatgggtatagagggatacggcagaaGGATAtgatgagggttttggcaaaggttggtgtcatgaccgatactggcttggagggccgaagggcctgttcatgtgctgtattgttcttcctcaatacttgctgtacctgcatgctaatcgtttgtgattcatgtacaaggacagatTCCTCTACTGCAACATTGCGCTGTTCCTCTGAATTTAAATAATACTTCAGTGAAACGCAACTCTAGATTTATATTCTATTCTAAATCATACAAATCCTGCCATTGAACTTAAAACTATAACTTTGTATCAGACccttggcagccgtgtgtaccatctacaagattcactgcagcaactcaccaagtctccttcaacaacaccttccaaacccacgaccatctagaaggacaagagcagcagataccagggggccccaccacctggagattcccctccaagtcactcactatcctgacttggaaatatatcgccgttccttcactgtccctggggcaacatcctggcactccctccgtaacagcacagtgggtgtacctacactaaggACTGCACcggctcaagaaggcaactagggatgggcaatagatgctggtctgaccagcgacacccacatcgcgtaaatgaataaaataaaaagacAATTATCTAGTCATGATCACGTTGCTGTTTGCAAGCACTTGCTGTGCAGAGATTGGCTGCTGAATTGCCTATATTACAGCTTTACGTCACCGTGAAATGAATGGCATTTATatctggcacagagagagagaaaacaatgaCCTTCATTGAAAGAATGATTTGATGCCAGTAATTTAGCTAATGGACAGGTAGAATTTATCAGGACGGAAATTTCCTAGAAGACGGCCAACAGATCTTCCATAACTGGCACATCCCAGCAGAGTTTTTTTTTAATCCTTCGCAAGCTGTTGTGATTAAATTGCCTTGTTATAATGTACAGTGTTACATTTTTTATATAGCTCCTGTTGCACCTTTTTTTTCTTTTGTATATAATTTAATGGCAAAAGTAAATTGAGATATACTGTGTAAACCAGGTATGGCGTGAAAGCTCCGGCATTCCTCAAGAATAAAGAGGGTCTTGTGATCTCAGCACAGTTCGATGGGCCATGTGTCTGGAAGCCTGGCTCTCTCAAACGCCTTCGAGACAAAATTATTTCCACTACGGCGAATGGAGAATCAGTTACTTTCTCTCTGTTTGATCACATTACTGTAAGTATACTGTTTTATAATACATGTACAAATTGCACAGAATGAGGTTAAAAAGAAGCaaatggaaatctaaaataaaagcagGCAATTATAGAAATGTAAACATCTAACCCAAAGAAGGGCCAGGTTTTGGGTTCTTCCTTCTGGCAACCTTATTTTTctagtgtttcatagaatttacagtgcaggaggtggccatttggcccatcaaatctgcactggcccttggaaatagcattcTATCCCAAGCCCACatttgcatggccaatccccttaacctgcacatctttggactaggggaggaaacccatgcagtcacggggagaatgtgcagactccgtaaaggcaatacccaagctgggaatcgaacctgggaccctggagcggtgaagcaacaggtgctgacccctccccccagtGGATGTGTTTAGAGTGACAGAACCTAGACAAATAGTAAGGGGAAAGTTATAGCAGTGTTTCATTGTGACATTAATATTGTAATGGATCATTGGGTAACGTTaattctctcccctcacactgaatTCATACTTTGTTTGGTTTTAAAGCCAAATGTTCAGGTACTCCTCTTAGCTTGCCACACAATTCTGGACTGGTTTTAGAGCATTTTTAAATTCATCTTAAAGCCAGTGGATTAACAAAAAACCCTCAGCCAGCTGGTTTAAGTTTATTTTTAATAACTGACCTTTTATGACTAGTTAAGCTTTTGTTTTCCCTCATCGTGATCAAAAAAGGTACGAATATCTGAACACTCATCCCGATCACATCCAGACAGCATCAAACTGGACATTGTCAGCAACCAACCCTTTAACACAGCCAGCGCTGAACCTACGCATGAACTTTCACACACTTCAAAGACAGACTTGGTGCGGGCTGTAATCAGATCAGCTGAAGAGGCACAACTTGCCCAAGAGCATGCAAAAACTACATCAATCAGAATTGAAGATAAAGAATATTGTCAAACACAGGGGGACAGTCTCTACTCACTGTTAGAAGAAATTAAGGAATTGGCACTACTCGATATTACAGTTGGATGACTGTGCAAGTTAAGTCACGACTTTAGATCAGTTTTAATTTAACCAAAACCACTATTGAAACAGATTTAAATACATATGTATAATTGATACCCAAACAATAGTTCTGGGTTTTTAAAGCAAATTTGACAGCAACTTGTAATTGCGGGCAGTTGGAAGTAAAGAAAATGGCAGGGTCCAGTAACTGGAATCAAACCAGCTGTTATCTGTGAAGCCACTCCAGCTTGTGTCCAATTTGCAGCGCAAATGAGATGTACAAAGAGTTTTTTGAACTGGATGTAAATATTGTTGTTTTTATTCGGTGTGATTGACACAAAGTGGTTCAATTACTTTTTGCACCCTTTCCAGGACGGTTTACAAAATAAAAATGTCTCATGGGTGACAGTTTCGTGCTTGGGTCCAGTTTGGAGCAATTTATTTCTTTCAAATAAATACAGAAATGATATCTCGAGTGGAGTTCAAAATCTGGACTGCTGGTTCAAAGTGTGTTAAATTGTCTGAGGAGGTCTTTTTAAGAAGCAAAACATTTCCATTTTTGACAAGTCTGATATTACTCTCCTTGGGAATTCCGATGTATTGAACTCATTGTTAACCGTTTCTCTCCACAGCAACACCTTGCAAATGTCGCCTGGTTTTAGGCTAATGGATCATTTTTACCTTCTCTGTAATATATTAGTAGCAGCCAACACACTAATAATCCCAAAACAGTAATCTCAAATTTAGATTGTATTAAATCAAGTTAGGATGCACTGATAAAAGTATATAGCATTAGAATGGATAATTGTACAAGACCTTTAATACTGCTGTGAAGCTGGAAATCTTTTACTCTGAAACTTGTGGATGAACAAAAATTAGGAGTTCCTAAACACCCTTTTACACGGAGAATAATCAACTGTACAACCCAAGTAAACCTTGCTAATAAATACTCCACTGCTACCTTCAGACCGCCACCATTCCACTGCCTGCAAAACAAAATACAAAACCTCAACTAACAATCACCAGCAAATCTTGGTCACATAACACACAAAATACGTATTTAATCAATTCCTGTGGTGCTTTCCAGCTCCTGTACCAGTTGAGAAACCTCTGCTTTTTCAGTAATCCTTTCTATGGACAAATCCTGCGATGGTGTTGCTTCTGGAACGAGTTTGGACCCCGTGTTTTCAGACTCGTGTGCTGATTGAGCAGAGTCGGACTCCGGTAAGTATTCTAGAGTTTCCGGGGCGAGATCTATTTCTGTTGGGGTTTTAAGTTCCTGAACAAGCTTATAAGGTTCAGTTTTGGTTGCTTCTGAAACTTCTGGATTTGGATCTTCAGCCGTGTCATTCGGATCTCTCGACACAATGGTTTGATTTGGTGCTGTAGACTGACTCAAGGTCGGGGAATCAGTTCGATCTGAAACAATAGATAAACATAGACACATTCATGCATGAATAATCCAAATTTTCCATCTCAAATCGTAGCACAAAGTACTGGTAGACAGATGGCTCCAATGGTTTACAGTGTTTGTGACTGTGACTACCTGACCTTCTTTGCCATGTAGGATGACCTCAATGACATGCTCttgaaagaaatatttttttaatataaattgggagtacccaattttttttccccaattaagggacaatttagcgtggccaattcaccatccGTGTGCATCTTTGggccgtgggggtgagacccacgcaaacacggagaatgtacaaactccacacggacagtgtctggGAATGTATGGAGAAGATTTAACAAAATGCAGACTTAAATCTGCAGACCAGGTGCTCTGGTTAGCCAACAAATCTTGAATTCAAATCCAAACAATGGAATGAAAGTCTTTCTGCATTGGTTACATATTTTAAAAACTGGGGCAGCCATAACCTAAATTATAAGTCTAGTCATTGTTGTAACCGAGGAAATGTGCTAATATGCACACAAAGATAATAACCAGTTTATCTGGTTTATGGTTGAGTGATGGGTAGTGGTTAAAAGCATTTCTGCTCTTTTGAAGAGTGGCATGGGATCTTTTGTCCATCTCACGGGGCAGACAGCGTCCCCAATAATGCAACACTCAGTCATGCACTCAATCCATGAGCCTGGATTTTATGCTCATCGCTGGGGAAGGAATTGAACACAAAAAAAACTTTCCAACTGGCAGGTGACAaaatattgggattgaaggcagaccggTCAAGAAAGCAAACTTCATAAAGCTCTATCAGCAGGAACCACGTTTAGCCAGCGCCTTTTGTTCCAGCCACATGAATCACTAGGAAATGGAACAAATGAATGATCGAGGAAGCATGCGGATAGGCTCTTGAATTCCAATTTCTCCACAATGCACAAGTAATGGTTGTATCTTTCTGGAGGCAGGTTTTTGCAGAGAAGATAAAGGAAATCTCAGTTCCCACCTCTTCCCCACTTTGAAGCAGATTACTATATTCTGAATTATTTTAAGTATGGAAATTAAACAGTTTTGTGCAGTAAATTGGATTGAAAAACCCACTTACCACTGGAGGGCGTCTGATTTGCCGACTGGAGTCTTGCCCGTCTCTGAAGTGCAAGCTGTTTGTTCCTTTCAATCCTAAACTGCTGTTCCTCAGAGAGTGTGCTTGAACTAGGAGTCGATTCTGCAACTGGTTGGTCAGGCATTGAATTGAATGAAGTTTCTAAGTTGTCAATTTGGAGTCCATCCTCATTCTCTACAACTGTAATTAAATGTTATTTTAGAGAAGTATTTTATGTCAATTTAGCATAGCTCTCAGAAACTGACAATCCTGCTTcagtatataataatctttattattgtcacatacatttacactgtaatgaagttactgtaaaaattcccaagtcgacacactccggcgactgttcgggtacacggagggagaattcagaatgtccaattcacctaacaggcacgtctttcgggacttgtgggaggaaaccccgcagccacgggagaacatgcagattcaacacagacagtgacccaagccggaaatcagaccggggtccctggtgctgtaaagcaacagctaCTATGCTGCCCTTCTCCAGAGAAAAGTTCAATTCATAGACCAAGTTGCTAACTGTCCCTATCTGACAAGTTAGAACAGGACCCATTACTCGTTGCCATCACTTTTTTCCCTTACCTCTACC
The window above is part of the Scyliorhinus torazame isolate Kashiwa2021f chromosome 12, sScyTor2.1, whole genome shotgun sequence genome. Proteins encoded here:
- the tipin gene encoding TIMELESS-interacting protein isoform X10; its protein translation is MSGTLDNIPDYDHLEDEIFPPLPPPTSPGQVGDEEGRQDGTQSKEPVVLRKVVRRPQPKLDAQRLTSDRGLPALRNLFTDVRFKGKGHESDDVKTLLWHMEHWAHRLYPKLQFEDFIDKVEALGGKKEVQTCLKKIRLDIPITHDDFISNEVVENEDGLQIDNLETSFNSMPDQPVAESTPSSSTLSEEQQFRIERNKQLALQRRARLQSANQTPSSDRTDSPTLSQSTAPNQTIVSRDPNDTAEDPNPEVSEATKTEPYKLVQELKTPTEIDLAPETLEYLPESDSAQSAHESENTGSKLVPEATPSQDLSIERITEKAEVSQLVQELESTTGID
- the tipin gene encoding TIMELESS-interacting protein isoform X6: MKWTGPAAVMSGTLDNIPDYDHLEDEIFPPLPPPTSPGQVGDAEEGRQDGTQSKEPVVLRKVVRRPQPKLDAQRLTSDRGLPALRNLFTDVRFKGKGHESDDVKTLLWHMEHWAHRLYPKLQFEDFIDKVEALGGKKEVQTCLKKIRLDIPITHDDFISNEVVENEDGLQIDNLETSFNSMPDQPVAESTPSSSTLSEEQQFRIERNKQLALQRRARLQSANQTPSSDRTDSPTLSQSTAPNQTIVSRDPNDTAEDPNPEVSEATKTEPYKLVQELKTPTEIDLAPETLEYLPESDSAQSAHESENTGSKLVPEATPSQDLSIERITEKAEVSQLVQELESTTGID
- the tipin gene encoding TIMELESS-interacting protein isoform X2, whose translation is MKWTGPAAVMSGTLDNIPDYDHLEDEIFPPLPPPTSPGQVGDGEAFGADAEEGRQDGTQSKEPVVLRKVVRRPQPKLDAQRLTSDRGLPALRNLFTDVRFKGKGHESDDVKTLLWHMEHWAHRLYPKLQFEDFIDKVEALGGKKEVQTCLKKIRLDIPITHDDFISNEVVENEDGLQIDNLETSFNSMPDQPVAESTPSSSTLSEEQQFRIERNKQLALQRRARLQSANQTPSSDRTDSPTLSQSTAPNQTIVSRDPNDTAEDPNPEVSEATKTEPYKLVQELKTPTEIDLAPETLEYLPESDSAQSAHESENTGSKLVPEATPSQDLSIERITEKAEVSQLVQELESTTGID
- the tipin gene encoding TIMELESS-interacting protein isoform X8, whose amino-acid sequence is MSGTLDNIPDYDHLEDEIFPPLPPPTSPGQVGDGEAFGADAEEGRQDGTQSKEPVVLRKVVRRPQPKLDAQRLTSDRGLPALRNLFTDVRFKGKGHESDDVKTLLWHMEHWAHRLYPKLQFEDFIDKVEALGGKKEVQTCLKKIRLDIPITHDDFISNEVVENEDGLQIDNLETSFNSMPDQPVAESTPSSSTLSEEQQFRIERNKQLALQRRARLQSANQTPSSDRTDSPTLSQSTAPNQTIVSRDPNDTAEDPNPEVSEATKTEPYKLVQELKTPTEIDLAPETLEYLPESDSAQSAHESENTGSKLVPEATPSQDLSIERITEKAEVSQLVQELESTTGID
- the tipin gene encoding TIMELESS-interacting protein isoform X4, producing MKWTGPAAVMSGTLDNIPDYDHLEDEIFPPLPPPTSPGQVGDDFNLSAEEGRQDGTQSKEPVVLRKVVRRPQPKLDAQRLTSDRGLPALRNLFTDVRFKGKGHESDDVKTLLWHMEHWAHRLYPKLQFEDFIDKVEALGGKKEVQTCLKKIRLDIPITHDDFISNEVVENEDGLQIDNLETSFNSMPDQPVAESTPSSSTLSEEQQFRIERNKQLALQRRARLQSANQTPSSDRTDSPTLSQSTAPNQTIVSRDPNDTAEDPNPEVSEATKTEPYKLVQELKTPTEIDLAPETLEYLPESDSAQSAHESENTGSKLVPEATPSQDLSIERITEKAEVSQLVQELESTTGID
- the tipin gene encoding TIMELESS-interacting protein isoform X1; translation: MKWTGPAAVMSGTLDNIPDYDHLEDEIFPPLPPPTSPGQVGDGEAFGADDFNLSAEEGRQDGTQSKEPVVLRKVVRRPQPKLDAQRLTSDRGLPALRNLFTDVRFKGKGHESDDVKTLLWHMEHWAHRLYPKLQFEDFIDKVEALGGKKEVQTCLKKIRLDIPITHDDFISNEVVENEDGLQIDNLETSFNSMPDQPVAESTPSSSTLSEEQQFRIERNKQLALQRRARLQSANQTPSSDRTDSPTLSQSTAPNQTIVSRDPNDTAEDPNPEVSEATKTEPYKLVQELKTPTEIDLAPETLEYLPESDSAQSAHESENTGSKLVPEATPSQDLSIERITEKAEVSQLVQELESTTGID
- the tipin gene encoding TIMELESS-interacting protein isoform X9, which gives rise to MSGTLDNIPDYDHLEDEIFPPLPPPTSPGQVGDAEEGRQDGTQSKEPVVLRKVVRRPQPKLDAQRLTSDRGLPALRNLFTDVRFKGKGHESDDVKTLLWHMEHWAHRLYPKLQFEDFIDKVEALGGKKEVQTCLKKIRLDIPITHDDFISNEVVENEDGLQIDNLETSFNSMPDQPVAESTPSSSTLSEEQQFRIERNKQLALQRRARLQSANQTPSSDRTDSPTLSQSTAPNQTIVSRDPNDTAEDPNPEVSEATKTEPYKLVQELKTPTEIDLAPETLEYLPESDSAQSAHESENTGSKLVPEATPSQDLSIERITEKAEVSQLVQELESTTGID
- the tipin gene encoding TIMELESS-interacting protein isoform X7, with amino-acid sequence MKWTGPAAVMSGTLDNIPDYDHLEDEIFPPLPPPTSPGQVGDEEGRQDGTQSKEPVVLRKVVRRPQPKLDAQRLTSDRGLPALRNLFTDVRFKGKGHESDDVKTLLWHMEHWAHRLYPKLQFEDFIDKVEALGGKKEVQTCLKKIRLDIPITHDDFISNEVVENEDGLQIDNLETSFNSMPDQPVAESTPSSSTLSEEQQFRIERNKQLALQRRARLQSANQTPSSDRTDSPTLSQSTAPNQTIVSRDPNDTAEDPNPEVSEATKTEPYKLVQELKTPTEIDLAPETLEYLPESDSAQSAHESENTGSKLVPEATPSQDLSIERITEKAEVSQLVQELESTTGID
- the tipin gene encoding TIMELESS-interacting protein isoform X5 — translated: MSGTLDNIPDYDHLEDEIFPPLPPPTSPGQVGDGEAFGADDFNLSAEEGRQDGTQSKEPVVLRKVVRRPQPKLDAQRLTSDRGLPALRNLFTDVRFKGKGHESDDVKTLLWHMEHWAHRLYPKLQFEDFIDKVEALGGKKEVQTCLKKIRLDIPITHDDFISNEVVENEDGLQIDNLETSFNSMPDQPVAESTPSSSTLSEEQQFRIERNKQLALQRRARLQSANQTPSSDRTDSPTLSQSTAPNQTIVSRDPNDTAEDPNPEVSEATKTEPYKLVQELKTPTEIDLAPETLEYLPESDSAQSAHESENTGSKLVPEATPSQDLSIERITEKAEVSQLVQELESTTGID
- the tipin gene encoding TIMELESS-interacting protein isoform X3, translated to MKWTGPAAVMSGTLDNIPDYDHLEDEIFPPLPPPTSPGQVGDGEAFGADEEGRQDGTQSKEPVVLRKVVRRPQPKLDAQRLTSDRGLPALRNLFTDVRFKGKGHESDDVKTLLWHMEHWAHRLYPKLQFEDFIDKVEALGGKKEVQTCLKKIRLDIPITHDDFISNEVVENEDGLQIDNLETSFNSMPDQPVAESTPSSSTLSEEQQFRIERNKQLALQRRARLQSANQTPSSDRTDSPTLSQSTAPNQTIVSRDPNDTAEDPNPEVSEATKTEPYKLVQELKTPTEIDLAPETLEYLPESDSAQSAHESENTGSKLVPEATPSQDLSIERITEKAEVSQLVQELESTTGID